A window of the Amycolatopsis solani genome harbors these coding sequences:
- a CDS encoding M4 family metallopeptidase, whose product MTHRGFRTGLAAAAGFAMTLALPVTPASATPQAQPAAPDVAAARAADQAAANGLDALKRGPAEAFQRIGLTAGGGGLFYGAYQRTYQGLRVVGGDAVVVADGAGRVRGTSAADTAPITVGTQALVDAAKAAATARAQLATVDSVSTPEKVVLAGTSPKLAYEVVVAGRTATAPSNLHVFVDAATGAVLDKRDDVKTFASGARTQAQPTTVNVAGTGNSYYVGNVSIDTTQSGSTYTLRDPGRTGISCGREGGSVYSGTDNAWGNGSGTDLETACVDTLYGVQTEWKMLADWLGRNGINGSGTGYPASVGLSDVNAYWNGSSTHFGHSQDNQRQATSMDVVGHEFGHGIFQFTPGGAGSGNENGGLNESTGDIFGALTEAYANNTKDTPDYEVGEGVNLVGQGPIRYMYQPSKVGDPNCYSSSIPSTEVHAAAGPQNHWFYLLAEGSNPGGGKPASPTCNSSSVTGVGIQKAGKIFYNGLLKKTSSWNHKAARKATLEAAIALFPGSCTEYNATKAAWDAVSVTTVSGEPTSCSGGGADYSVALNPASGSVQPGASATTTLSTTITSGAAQSITLSASGLPAGATATFSPATIQSGGSSTLTIATTASTPTGSYPITVTTDGATTDHTAQYTLTVGTTSSCAPVTNSTRLNIPDYPASAVSSTSTVSGCARNASSTTKVEVHITHTYRGDLVLDLVAPDGTAYRLKNSSSDSTPNIDTTYTVNASSEAANGAWQLRIRDVGPADTGYLSSWTLTV is encoded by the coding sequence ATGACCCATCGTGGGTTCAGGACGGGCTTGGCGGCCGCCGCCGGGTTCGCCATGACGCTCGCGCTACCGGTGACCCCGGCGAGCGCGACTCCCCAGGCACAACCCGCCGCACCGGACGTGGCCGCGGCCCGCGCGGCCGACCAGGCCGCCGCGAACGGCCTCGACGCCCTCAAGCGCGGCCCGGCCGAAGCGTTCCAGCGCATCGGCCTGACCGCCGGGGGCGGCGGCCTGTTCTACGGCGCCTACCAGCGGACCTACCAGGGCCTGCGGGTCGTGGGCGGGGACGCGGTCGTCGTCGCCGACGGCGCCGGGCGGGTGCGCGGCACCAGCGCCGCCGACACCGCACCGATCACCGTCGGGACGCAGGCGCTCGTCGACGCCGCGAAGGCCGCGGCCACCGCGCGCGCTCAACTGGCCACTGTGGACAGTGTGAGCACGCCGGAGAAGGTCGTGCTGGCCGGGACGAGCCCGAAGCTCGCCTACGAGGTCGTCGTCGCCGGGCGCACCGCGACGGCACCGAGCAACCTGCACGTGTTCGTCGACGCGGCGACCGGCGCGGTGCTCGACAAGCGGGACGACGTCAAGACGTTCGCCTCGGGAGCGCGGACCCAGGCCCAGCCCACGACGGTGAACGTGGCCGGCACCGGCAACAGCTACTACGTCGGCAACGTCTCCATCGACACGACGCAGTCCGGCAGCACGTACACGCTGCGCGACCCGGGCCGCACCGGCATCAGCTGCGGCCGCGAGGGCGGTTCCGTCTACAGCGGCACCGACAACGCGTGGGGCAACGGCTCCGGCACCGACCTCGAAACCGCCTGCGTCGACACGCTCTACGGCGTCCAGACCGAGTGGAAGATGCTCGCCGACTGGCTGGGCCGCAACGGCATCAACGGCAGCGGCACCGGCTACCCGGCTTCGGTGGGCCTGTCCGACGTCAACGCCTACTGGAACGGCTCCTCGACCCACTTCGGGCACTCGCAGGACAACCAGCGCCAGGCCACTTCGATGGACGTCGTCGGGCACGAGTTCGGCCACGGCATCTTCCAGTTCACCCCGGGTGGCGCGGGTTCCGGCAACGAGAACGGCGGCCTCAACGAGTCCACCGGCGACATCTTCGGCGCGCTGACCGAGGCGTACGCGAACAACACCAAGGACACCCCGGACTACGAGGTCGGCGAGGGCGTCAACCTGGTCGGCCAGGGCCCGATCCGCTACATGTACCAGCCGTCGAAGGTCGGCGACCCGAACTGCTACTCGTCGTCGATCCCGAGCACCGAGGTGCACGCGGCCGCCGGCCCGCAGAACCACTGGTTCTACCTGCTGGCAGAGGGCTCGAACCCCGGTGGCGGCAAGCCTGCCAGCCCGACCTGCAACAGCTCGTCGGTCACCGGCGTCGGCATCCAGAAGGCCGGCAAGATCTTCTACAACGGCCTGCTGAAGAAGACCTCGTCGTGGAACCACAAGGCCGCCCGCAAGGCGACCCTAGAAGCCGCGATCGCGCTCTTCCCGGGCAGCTGCACCGAGTACAACGCCACCAAGGCCGCGTGGGACGCCGTCTCCGTCACCACGGTCAGCGGTGAGCCGACCTCGTGCAGCGGCGGCGGCGCCGACTACTCGGTCGCGCTGAACCCGGCCTCGGGTTCGGTGCAGCCGGGCGCCTCGGCGACGACCACGCTCAGCACCACGATCACCTCCGGCGCGGCGCAGTCGATCACGCTGTCGGCGTCGGGCCTCCCGGCCGGCGCGACCGCGACGTTCAGCCCGGCGACGATCCAGTCGGGCGGCAGCTCCACGCTGACGATCGCGACCACCGCGTCGACCCCGACCGGCAGCTACCCGATCACCGTCACCACCGACGGGGCCACGACCGACCACACGGCGCAGTACACGCTGACCGTGGGGACCACCTCGTCGTGCGCGCCGGTGACCAACTCGACGCGCTTGAACATCCCGGACTACCCGGCGAGCGCGGTCAGCAGCACCAGCACCGTCAGCGGCTGCGCGCGCAACGCGTCCAGCACCACCAAGGTCGAGGTGCACATCACCCACACCTACCGCGGTGACCTGGTCCTCGACCTGGTCGCGCCGGACGGCACCGCCTACCGGCTGAAGAACTCCAGCAGCGACTCCACCCCGAACATCGACACCACCTACACCGTCAACGCTTCTTCGGAAGCCGCGAACGGCGCGTGGCAGCTCCGCATCCGAGACGTCGGCCCCGCCGACACCGGTTACCTGTCCTCCTGGACGTTGACCGTCTGA
- a CDS encoding helix-turn-helix domain-containing protein — MSESVGERLRELRTERGLTQRQLAGPQYSAAYVSSVETGARTPSGDALRFFARQLGIDPDELLGGRSPRELLELDLELIETAERFLAGDVRRAAPRMQRIRRHAERLDRPRQAGIALLWLAGYSTGDVRTKYVAEAETLLSGEPPPVRAMVVPLRAAVLSGWGEAQYSLHLLETCHAELLRDGYPQPSMLLTLRACLAERHLRQGDLERASEYADSALRLTRGGPAVLAELTRSHVEVCRSHLAADRFADAAASVAAAYDLMQERALHPAMAHCLLARARVRGRAGDVEGALADLGAARETAWPDDVPAITVELAAEYLAAGRLETAAALLDQVRPSVVAGTALAAELRLQLGSLARARGDARRAAEDLRAAVELATGLGARGVLVRALRPLSELLGETGKQAEAADVLRDGLIALGAEAD, encoded by the coding sequence GTGAGCGAGAGCGTCGGCGAACGCCTGCGTGAGCTGCGCACCGAACGCGGGCTCACGCAGCGCCAGCTCGCCGGGCCGCAGTACTCCGCGGCGTACGTGTCGTCGGTCGAAACCGGCGCGCGGACCCCGTCGGGCGACGCGCTGCGGTTCTTCGCCCGGCAACTCGGCATCGACCCCGACGAACTGCTCGGCGGGCGCTCCCCGCGGGAGCTGCTCGAACTCGACCTCGAGCTGATCGAGACGGCGGAACGGTTCCTGGCCGGGGACGTCCGCCGCGCGGCACCCCGCATGCAGCGGATCCGGCGGCACGCCGAGCGTCTGGACCGGCCGCGGCAGGCCGGGATCGCGCTGCTGTGGCTGGCCGGGTATTCGACCGGCGACGTCCGCACGAAGTACGTCGCGGAGGCCGAAACGCTGTTGTCGGGCGAGCCGCCGCCGGTCCGCGCGATGGTCGTGCCGCTGCGCGCGGCGGTGCTCAGCGGCTGGGGCGAGGCCCAGTATTCGTTGCACCTGCTGGAAACCTGCCACGCGGAGCTCTTGCGCGACGGCTACCCGCAGCCGTCGATGCTGCTGACGCTGCGAGCCTGCCTGGCCGAGCGGCACCTGCGCCAGGGTGACCTGGAACGGGCGTCGGAGTACGCGGATTCGGCGCTGCGGCTCACCCGGGGCGGTCCCGCGGTGCTGGCCGAGCTGACCCGCAGCCACGTCGAGGTGTGCCGCAGCCACCTGGCGGCCGACCGGTTCGCCGACGCGGCCGCGTCCGTCGCCGCGGCCTACGACCTCATGCAGGAACGGGCCCTGCACCCGGCGATGGCGCACTGCCTGCTGGCCAGGGCCCGGGTCCGCGGCCGGGCCGGCGACGTCGAGGGCGCACTGGCCGACCTCGGCGCGGCGCGGGAGACGGCGTGGCCGGACGACGTCCCGGCGATCACCGTCGAGCTCGCCGCGGAGTACCTGGCCGCGGGCCGGCTGGAAACGGCGGCCGCGCTGCTCGACCAGGTGCGCCCCTCGGTCGTGGCGGGCACGGCGCTGGCCGCGGAACTGCGGCTGCAGCTGGGTTCGCTGGCCAGGGCCCGCGGGGACGCCCGGCGCGCGGCCGAGGACCTGCGTGCCGCCGTCGAGCTGGCCACCGGCCTGGGCGCGCGCGGGGTGCTGGTCCGCGCGCTGCGGCCGTTGAGCGAGCTGCTGGGCGAGACCGGGAAGCAGGCGGAGGCGGCGGACGTGCTGCGCGACGGGCTCATCGCGCTGGGCGCGGAAGCCGACTGA
- a CDS encoding CHAD domain-containing protein: MTTESLPRTPAELGLPDAPVEAGPADPAVHHVRAKLDREIRALLAYEPGTRSGADPEDLHQMRVALRRMRSVLKLSGTLVGDGAEPVRAELGWLGQSLGEVRDYDVLIGHLREVIADFEVRDQPAGHRLVARFITERATAKRRLTSALTSTRYSTLLREVSLLTRSGAEVPEQPHDLVDGLAKPHRKLTKAVRALPADPPDDDLHALRIHGKKLRYAAELAQTSAKKKRAKRIKDLIRATRDFQTVLGDHQDAVNAAERMRSVLESADAEVGFVAGRIAERELARRAEARATWRASWVAVDRAARALHA, encoded by the coding sequence GTGACCACCGAATCGTTGCCCCGCACCCCGGCCGAGCTGGGCCTGCCGGACGCACCGGTGGAAGCCGGTCCCGCGGATCCGGCCGTGCACCACGTGCGGGCCAAGCTCGACCGGGAGATCCGCGCCCTGCTGGCGTACGAACCCGGCACGCGCTCCGGCGCCGACCCCGAGGACCTGCACCAGATGCGCGTCGCCCTGCGGCGGATGCGCAGCGTGCTCAAGCTGTCCGGCACCCTGGTCGGCGACGGCGCCGAGCCGGTGCGCGCGGAGCTGGGCTGGCTCGGGCAGTCGCTCGGCGAGGTGCGGGACTACGACGTCCTCATCGGGCACCTGCGCGAGGTCATCGCCGACTTCGAGGTCCGCGACCAGCCCGCCGGGCACCGCCTGGTGGCCCGGTTCATCACCGAGCGCGCGACGGCGAAGCGGCGGCTGACCAGCGCACTGACCAGCACCCGCTACTCGACGCTGCTGCGCGAGGTCAGCCTGCTGACCCGCTCCGGCGCCGAGGTGCCAGAGCAGCCGCACGACCTGGTCGACGGGCTGGCGAAGCCGCACCGCAAGCTCACCAAGGCCGTCCGCGCCCTGCCCGCCGACCCCCCGGACGACGACCTGCACGCGTTGCGCATCCACGGCAAGAAGCTGCGGTACGCCGCCGAGCTGGCCCAGACGTCGGCGAAGAAGAAGCGCGCGAAGCGCATCAAGGACCTGATCCGGGCGACGAGGGACTTCCAGACCGTGCTGGGCGACCACCAGGACGCGGTGAACGCGGCCGAGCGGATGCGCTCGGTACTGGAGTCCGCCGACGCCGAGGTCGGCTTCGTCGCGGGCCGGATCGCGGAGCGCGAGCTGGCTCGCCGCGCCGAGGCCCGCGCAACTTGGCGGGCTTCCTGGGTGGCGGTCGACCGCGCCGCTCGAGCTCTGCACGCCTGA
- a CDS encoding M28 family metallopeptidase, which yields MKWKSKIGAGVTALAAVLGVVSAPAATAAPATALAAPDISLANIKTHLNQLQTIANNNGGTRSPRGGGYAASVSYVENLLKNAGYTTTRQTCTSCIGQSQNLIAEWPQGDASQVIMLGAHLDSVSAGPGINDNGSGSASILETALTLARTNPAMAKRVRFGWWADEESGLVGSKYYVNNLPSSERTKIKTYLNFDMIGSKNWGYFVYDDVASVKAIFDEYFSSIGIQTEGDSEGDGRSDHASFKSAGIPVGGLATGAGDIKSSAQAQKWGGTAGAAFDNCYHRACDTTSNIPDTPLEKNSDAIGYALWKLAVATTQGNDFSVALNPTAGTVQPGQSLQVAVNTTTTSGSAQSISLSASGLPSGATASFSPATISSGGSSTLTISTSSSTPTGTFPITVTADGANADHTASFSLGIGTSSCAPVTNSTRLDIPDYPAAAVNSTANVGGCARNASGTTKVEVHITHTYRGDLVIDLVAPDGTAYRLKNSSSDSTPNLDTTYTVNASSEAANGAWQLRIRDVGPADTGYLSSWTLTV from the coding sequence ATGAAGTGGAAGAGCAAGATCGGCGCCGGGGTCACCGCCCTGGCGGCCGTGTTGGGCGTTGTCAGCGCGCCAGCGGCCACCGCCGCGCCCGCCACGGCGCTCGCCGCGCCGGACATCTCGCTGGCCAACATCAAGACCCACCTCAACCAGCTGCAGACCATCGCGAACAACAACGGCGGCACGCGTTCGCCACGCGGTGGCGGTTACGCGGCGTCGGTGTCCTATGTGGAAAACCTGCTCAAGAACGCCGGCTACACCACGACCCGCCAGACCTGCACGAGCTGCATCGGCCAGTCCCAGAACCTGATCGCGGAGTGGCCGCAGGGTGACGCGAGCCAGGTCATCATGCTCGGCGCGCACCTCGACTCCGTCAGCGCCGGCCCCGGCATCAACGACAACGGCTCCGGCAGCGCGTCGATCCTCGAGACCGCGCTGACGCTGGCCCGCACCAACCCGGCGATGGCCAAGCGCGTCCGCTTCGGCTGGTGGGCCGACGAGGAGTCCGGCCTGGTCGGCTCCAAGTACTACGTCAACAACCTGCCGAGCAGCGAGCGCACGAAGATCAAGACGTACCTGAACTTCGACATGATCGGTTCGAAGAACTGGGGCTACTTCGTCTACGACGACGTCGCTTCGGTCAAGGCGATCTTCGACGAGTACTTCTCCTCCATCGGCATCCAGACCGAGGGCGACAGCGAAGGAGACGGCCGTTCCGACCACGCGTCGTTCAAGAGCGCGGGCATCCCGGTCGGCGGCCTGGCCACCGGCGCCGGCGACATCAAGAGCTCCGCGCAGGCCCAGAAGTGGGGCGGCACCGCGGGCGCGGCGTTCGACAACTGCTACCACCGCGCGTGCGACACGACGTCCAACATCCCGGACACCCCGCTGGAGAAGAACTCCGACGCGATCGGGTATGCGCTTTGGAAGCTGGCCGTCGCCACCACGCAGGGCAACGACTTCTCCGTCGCGCTCAACCCCACCGCCGGCACCGTCCAACCGGGACAGTCGCTGCAGGTCGCGGTGAACACCACGACGACGTCCGGGAGCGCGCAGTCGATCTCGCTGTCCGCGTCCGGCCTGCCGTCGGGCGCGACGGCGTCGTTCAGCCCGGCCACCATCTCCTCGGGTGGTTCCTCGACGCTGACCATCTCGACGTCGTCTTCGACCCCGACCGGTACGTTCCCGATCACGGTGACGGCCGACGGCGCGAACGCCGACCACACAGCGTCGTTCTCGCTCGGCATCGGGACGTCTTCGTGCGCACCGGTGACCAACTCGACGCGCCTCGACATCCCGGACTACCCGGCCGCCGCGGTGAACAGCACCGCGAACGTCGGCGGCTGCGCGCGCAACGCGTCAGGCACCACCAAGGTCGAGGTGCACATCACCCACACCTACCGCGGTGACCTGGTCATCGACCTCGTCGCCCCGGACGGCACGGCGTACCGGCTGAAGAACTCGAGCAGCGACTCGACGCCGAACCTCGACACCACCTACACCGTCAACGCTTCTTCGGAGGCCGCGAACGGCGCGTGGCAGCTCCGCATCCGGGACGTCGGCCCAGCCGACACCGGCTACCTCTCTTCCTGGACCCTCACCGTCTGA
- the dapD gene encoding 2,3,4,5-tetrahydropyridine-2,6-dicarboxylate N-succinyltransferase, producing MSEQSPNPETTGASGVGLATVATDGTVLDTWYPHPKLTEGGASGTERLSAAEATEILGEAAAALLGPDTDRGVEVVAVRTTIGKLADAPADTHDMYLRLHLLSHRLVRPHGQNLDGMFGLLANVVWTNHGPCPVEGFEQTRLRLRARGGVTVYSVDKFPRMVDYVLPSGVRIGDADRVRLGAHLASGTTVMHEGFVNFNAGTLGASMVEGRISAGVVVGDGSDVGGGASIMGTLSGGGKETISLGERCLIGANGGIGISLGDDSVVEAGLYVTAGTKVVVEGKVVKALELNGISGAVFRRNSGTGAVEVVPRAGTGVTLNAMLHAND from the coding sequence GTGAGCGAGCAGAGCCCGAACCCCGAAACGACCGGCGCCAGCGGCGTCGGGCTGGCCACCGTCGCGACCGACGGGACGGTCCTCGACACCTGGTACCCGCACCCGAAGCTGACCGAAGGCGGCGCGTCCGGCACCGAGCGCCTGAGCGCGGCCGAAGCCACCGAAATCCTCGGCGAGGCGGCCGCGGCGCTGCTCGGCCCCGACACCGACCGCGGGGTCGAGGTCGTCGCCGTCCGGACCACGATCGGCAAGCTCGCCGACGCCCCGGCCGACACCCACGACATGTACCTGCGGCTGCACCTGCTCTCGCACCGGCTGGTCCGCCCGCACGGCCAGAACCTCGACGGCATGTTCGGCCTGCTGGCCAACGTCGTGTGGACCAACCACGGCCCGTGCCCGGTCGAGGGCTTCGAGCAGACCCGGCTGCGGCTGCGGGCTCGCGGCGGGGTGACCGTGTACAGCGTGGACAAGTTCCCGCGGATGGTCGACTACGTCCTGCCGTCCGGGGTCCGGATCGGCGACGCGGACCGCGTCCGGCTCGGCGCCCACCTGGCGTCCGGCACCACGGTCATGCACGAGGGCTTCGTCAACTTCAACGCCGGCACGCTCGGCGCGTCCATGGTCGAAGGCCGGATCTCGGCCGGCGTGGTCGTCGGCGACGGCTCGGACGTCGGCGGCGGCGCGTCGATCATGGGCACGCTCTCGGGCGGCGGCAAGGAGACGATCTCGCTGGGCGAGCGCTGCCTGATCGGCGCGAACGGCGGCATCGGCATCTCCCTGGGCGACGACTCGGTCGTCGAAGCCGGTCTGTACGTGACGGCGGGGACGAAGGTCGTCGTCGAGGGCAAGGTCGTGAAGGCGCTGGAGCTCAACGGCATTTCCGGCGCGGTGTTCCGCCGCAACTCCGGCACCGGCGCGGTCGAGGTCGTGCCGCGGGCCGGCACCGGGGTCACGCTGAACGCGATGCTGCACGCCAACGACTGA
- the dapE gene encoding succinyl-diaminopimelate desuccinylase, which translates to MSLDLHADPVDLTAALVDVFSVSGSEAELATLVQEALQAQAPHLEVVRNGDAVLARTNLGRGSRVVLAGHLDTVPENGNFPSRREGTGDDEVLHGLGAVDMKGGDAVFLHLAATLPSPKHDVTFVFYDNEEVEAVKNGLGRIERDLPEWLAGDLAIVGEPSNGVIEAGCQGTMRVELRFAGKRAHTARAWMGENAIHALAGPLRRLAEYEPRIVDIDGLTYREGLQATAISGGVAGNVVPDAAVLTVNHRFAPDRSPEAAERHLREVFDGYELSVVDLSPGALPGLSAPAAAELVTAAGGRAAAKLGWTDVARFAALGMPAVNFGPGDPTLAHTQQENVRTAEIRQVADVLRKFLG; encoded by the coding sequence ATGAGCCTCGACCTGCACGCCGATCCCGTCGACCTGACCGCGGCCCTCGTGGACGTCTTCAGCGTGTCCGGTTCGGAGGCCGAGCTCGCGACGCTGGTGCAGGAAGCGCTCCAGGCGCAGGCGCCGCACCTGGAGGTCGTCCGCAACGGCGACGCGGTACTGGCGCGGACGAACCTCGGCCGCGGGTCGCGGGTCGTGCTCGCCGGGCACCTGGACACGGTGCCGGAGAACGGCAACTTCCCGTCGCGGCGCGAAGGCACCGGCGACGACGAGGTGCTGCACGGCCTCGGCGCGGTCGACATGAAGGGCGGCGACGCCGTCTTCCTGCACCTGGCCGCGACGCTGCCGTCGCCCAAGCACGACGTCACCTTCGTCTTCTACGACAACGAAGAGGTCGAGGCGGTCAAGAACGGCCTGGGCCGGATCGAGCGCGACCTGCCGGAGTGGCTGGCGGGCGACCTGGCGATCGTCGGCGAGCCGTCGAACGGCGTCATCGAGGCCGGCTGCCAGGGCACCATGCGCGTCGAGCTGCGGTTCGCGGGCAAGCGCGCGCACACCGCGAGGGCGTGGATGGGGGAGAACGCGATCCACGCGCTGGCCGGCCCCCTCCGGCGGCTGGCCGAGTACGAACCCCGGATCGTCGACATCGACGGCCTGACCTACCGCGAGGGCCTCCAGGCGACGGCGATCAGCGGCGGGGTGGCGGGCAACGTCGTCCCGGACGCGGCGGTACTGACGGTGAACCACCGCTTCGCGCCCGACCGCTCGCCGGAAGCGGCGGAACGTCACCTCCGCGAGGTCTTCGACGGCTACGAACTGTCCGTTGTGGACCTTTCGCCGGGCGCGCTGCCGGGCCTGTCGGCCCCGGCGGCGGCGGAACTGGTGACGGCGGCGGGCGGCCGCGCGGCGGCGAAGCTGGGCTGGACGGACGTCGCCCGTTTCGCGGCGCTGGGCATGCCGGCGGTGAACTTCGGCCCGGGCGACCCGACGCTGGCGCACACGCAGCAGGAGAACGTCCGGACGGCGGAGATCCGCCAGGTCGCCGACGTCCTGCGCAAGTTCCTGGGCTGA
- a CDS encoding DUF3152 domain-containing protein codes for MPETARRAAVAALLAVVVAGVVTACEQQPVAAPAAGPIRTAIGEATALPPPPDEPAVPVTQAAPVEVAITFPRTGSGQWMFTPGSDEVAGTQGRLMRYRIALETDIDGVGPADFAKKIRGILGDDRGWTAGGQWRLQQVGPADSADFTIYLATPASRDKLCGGTPDSYTSCRNGSNVVLNVARWANAVPNYGAPLDVYRQYMVTHETGHRLGQGHELCPGPGKPAPVMEQQTLGLHGCVPNPWPFPNGRAYSGPSGEYDDPIPAGDS; via the coding sequence ATGCCCGAAACCGCGAGACGGGCCGCGGTTGCCGCCCTGCTCGCCGTGGTGGTGGCCGGGGTGGTCACCGCGTGTGAGCAGCAGCCCGTCGCCGCGCCCGCGGCCGGGCCGATCCGGACGGCCATCGGGGAGGCCACCGCGCTGCCGCCGCCGCCCGACGAGCCGGCCGTGCCCGTGACGCAGGCCGCGCCCGTCGAGGTGGCCATCACCTTCCCGCGGACCGGGTCCGGGCAGTGGATGTTCACCCCGGGCAGCGACGAGGTCGCCGGCACCCAGGGACGCCTGATGCGGTACCGGATCGCGCTCGAGACCGACATCGACGGCGTCGGGCCCGCCGACTTCGCGAAGAAGATCCGCGGCATCCTCGGCGACGACCGCGGCTGGACCGCCGGCGGGCAGTGGCGGCTGCAGCAGGTCGGACCGGCCGACAGCGCCGACTTCACGATCTACCTGGCCACCCCGGCCAGCCGCGACAAGCTGTGCGGTGGCACCCCGGACAGCTACACGTCCTGCCGCAACGGCAGCAACGTCGTGCTCAACGTCGCCCGCTGGGCCAACGCCGTGCCGAACTACGGGGCCCCGCTCGACGTCTACCGCCAGTACATGGTCACGCACGAGACCGGGCACCGGCTCGGCCAGGGCCACGAGCTGTGCCCGGGCCCCGGCAAGCCGGCGCCGGTGATGGAGCAGCAGACGCTCGGGCTGCACGGCTGCGTCCCGAACCCCTGGCCGTTCCCGAACGGCCGCGCCTACTCCGGCCCCTCGGGCGAGTACGACGACCCCATCCCCGCCGGCGACTCGTGA
- a CDS encoding chitinase, whose product MSGRRNRLFGALLAAALAVPLLVPAPAQGAVQADTCAVKPRPAGKVIQGYWENWDGAANGVHPGLGWIPITDSRMAQHGYNVINAAFPVIRSDGTVLWENGMDAGVKVSTPAEMCAAKAAGATILMSIGGAAAGIDLSSSAVADKFVATVVPILKQYNFDGIDIDIETGLTGSGNIKTLSASQSNLIRIVDGVLAQMPAGFGLTMAPETAYVTGGSITYGSIWGAYLPIVKKYADNGRLWWLNMQYYNGSMYGCAGDSYQAGTVQGFTVQTQCLNNGLVVQGTTIRVPYDKQVPGLPAQPGAGGGYMSPSLVSQAWRSVPGLKGLMDWSINWDGSKGWTFGDNVKSLQGR is encoded by the coding sequence ATGTCCGGTCGCAGAAACCGCTTGTTCGGAGCCCTCCTGGCCGCGGCGCTGGCCGTCCCGCTGCTCGTGCCGGCCCCCGCGCAGGGGGCGGTGCAGGCCGACACGTGCGCGGTGAAACCCCGGCCCGCCGGCAAGGTCATCCAGGGGTACTGGGAGAACTGGGACGGCGCCGCGAACGGCGTCCACCCCGGGCTGGGCTGGATCCCGATCACCGACAGCCGCATGGCCCAGCACGGCTACAACGTCATCAACGCCGCCTTCCCGGTGATCCGGTCCGACGGGACCGTGTTGTGGGAGAACGGGATGGACGCCGGCGTGAAGGTGTCGACGCCCGCCGAGATGTGCGCGGCGAAGGCCGCCGGCGCGACGATCCTGATGTCCATCGGCGGCGCGGCGGCCGGTATCGACCTCTCGTCGTCGGCGGTGGCGGACAAGTTCGTCGCCACGGTCGTCCCGATCCTGAAGCAGTACAACTTCGACGGGATCGACATCGACATCGAGACCGGGCTGACCGGCAGCGGGAACATCAAGACGCTCTCGGCGTCGCAGTCGAACCTGATCCGCATCGTCGACGGCGTGCTCGCGCAGATGCCGGCGGGCTTCGGGCTCACGATGGCGCCCGAGACCGCGTACGTGACCGGCGGCAGCATCACCTACGGCTCGATCTGGGGCGCGTACCTGCCGATCGTCAAGAAGTACGCGGACAACGGCCGGCTGTGGTGGCTGAACATGCAGTACTACAACGGATCCATGTACGGCTGCGCCGGCGATTCGTACCAGGCCGGGACCGTGCAGGGCTTCACCGTGCAGACGCAGTGCCTGAACAACGGCCTGGTCGTGCAGGGCACGACGATCCGCGTCCCGTACGACAAGCAGGTCCCGGGCCTGCCGGCGCAGCCCGGCGCGGGTGGCGGGTACATGTCACCGAGCCTGGTTTCCCAGGCGTGGCGGTCGGTCCCGGGCCTGAAGGGCCTGATGGACTGGTCGATCAACTGGGACGGCTCGAAGGGCTGGACCTTCGGCGACAACGTCAAGTCCCTGCAGGGCCGGTAA